TAGATCAACAAATGTCGAGTGAATTTTCTTGGTGCTATAAGGTCGTCCGTATTGATGGCGAAATTAGCAAGAAACCCATTTTTAGAGACGACACCTGTGACGAAGAATGTCCGGTTTATGGATTTAGCCCCTTGGAACTCACTTACTTGGGAAAATCTGGAAATACTGGCATTGCATGGGGTGGAATAAAATCTGTGGAGGCTGGACCATTGACCTTGTGGGTCGATGACGATAGGAACCTTGTTGTTTCACTTAACAGAACTGAACATCGACAAGTTAGGCTGGATATGCCGTTGCCAATAGAGAGATTCACGGTTATAGTCCTACGAAAGGTTGAGTAAGTAAGAGTGTTAAAACGTTTTCGTTTTCTTTTTAAGTATCGCCTGATGAAGTGGATACTATGGAGCGAGAACTTAAATACCGCCGCGCCTCTGCCTGGGAGTACGACCTAATCCTCCGTGAGGCTGAGAAGTACGGCGAGCTTAGACACCACACCTTCGCGGTGGTTGAGGGCCGCTTTAGGGACGTCTACGCGGTGAACGAGAGGGTCTGGCGGGAGATAGAGGGCCTCAAAATGAAGCCCTACGCCTACGGCACCTTCGTCGGCACGATAAAGGTGGATAAGAATCTGGTGGAGAAGTTCTACCCCAACGTTGAGTTCTTCTACTTTGTTGATGTTCAGAAGAACTACGCAGTCCTAACTCCCAAGGCGGGCTTTCTTTTCACAACCGGAAAGGACGTCCCGAGAAGCGGCGTGCGCTCTTACAACTGGCAGGGCACCAAGAAGCTCGTAATCTACGACGAGAACGGTATAATCCTCGGCATAGGTAGAATAAACCCCGAGAGCAGGAAAAAGTTCATTCTGAACGTCACCGACATCGGAGAGTTCATCCGGAGGAACCGCTGACTTTTCTCACCAGACGTAACCTTTTTAAGAACCTCGGCGTTAGAGTACAATGGTAACGAAAGGTAACTAAAGGGGGTGACGCTCATGATCAAGAGAGTGAAGACGGGAATTCCAGGGATGGACGAGATACTCCACGGAGGAATCCCGGAGCGAAACGTTGTCCTGCTCAGCGGCGGTCCCGGAACGGGAAAGAGCATATTCTCACAGCAGTTCCTGTGGAACGGCCTCCAGATGGGTGAGCCCGGAATATACGTGGCCCTTGAAGAGCACCCAGTTCAGGTCAGACAGAACATGGCCCAGTTCGGCTGGGACGTCAGGAAGTACGAGGAAGAGGGACTCTTCGCTATGGTTGATGCATTCACAGCGGGAATCGGCAAGAGCAAGGAGTACGAGAAGTACATAGTCCACGACCTCACTGACATTAGGGAGTTCATAGACGTTCTAAGGACGGCCGTGAAGGACATTGGAGCTAAAAGGCTCGTCGTTGACTCTGTAACGACCCTCTACATAAACAAGCCCGCCATGGCGAGGAGCATAGTCATGCAGTTAAAGAGGGTTCTCGCTGGACTTGGCGTCACGAGCATCTTCGTCAGTCAGATAAGCGTTGGCGAGCGTGGTTTCGGCGGGCCCGGAGTTGAGCACGGCGTCGACGGCATAATCCGCCTCGACCTCGACGAGATAGACGGCGAACTCAAGCGCTCGCTCATAGTCTGGAAGATGCGCGGGACGAGCCACAGCATGAGGAGGCACCCCTTTGAGATAACTGACAGGGGGATAATCGTCCACCACGACAAGGTCCTGAAGAGAGGGGGAATTGTCGAAACCGAGTGAAAAGCTGAAAGGAGGTGATGGAGATGGAGATTCCGCTGAACCCGATCGGAAGGGAGGAGATACACAGGCTGGAGAGCATACTCCTCTTCGCGACGCTCTTCAGGCCGGAGGTCATAGAGCTGATAAAGGATCCGGCCGAGAGGCTCACCTGGGTTGACAGCTTAGCGGTTGCCGCTGGAGCGATAGCCAGGGAGAAGGCTGGCATGACCACCGGTGAAATAGCAGAAGAGCTCGGCAGGACCGAGCAGACGATCAGGAAGCACCTCAAGGGCGAGACGAAAGCGGGCCAGCTCGTCAGGGAGACCTACGAGCTTATAAAGCAGGGCAAGCTTGACGAGCTCGTCAGGAACATCGAGATATTGGCCGGCGGCGGAAAACTCGTTCCGGAGGAGGAGTGCAGGAAGCTCGAGGAGAGAGTCAGAGAGCTTGAGGAAGAGAACCGCGAGCTGAAGGCCAAGGTCGAGAACGTCAGGAAAATCCTCAGCGACACGCTCGAAAGGGTGAAGGAGATAGAAAAGCTGCTTTGAATTCACTGCCCGTTTCCGTTCTTTCTCAGGGCCTCTTCCCACGTCATTATCATGTGGGTGTAGGTCTCGTCGTCTTCCTCGATTCCGCGCTTTATCTCGCTGACGTGGGCGTACTTGGCCCTGAACTTCTCGAGTATGTAATCGACGGCCTTTTCCGGGTCTGCCTTGGTGCCGCAGGTGTAAACGTCCAGAGCGGCATAGCCCTTCTCCGGCCAGGTGTGAACCGAGATGTGGCTCTCCGCGACGATTACGACGCCGCTCACTCCGGTCGGCGAGAACCTGAAGAAATAGCTCGATTTGACCTCCATGTTGCTTACCTTCGCTGCCTCGAGGAATATCTGTCTTATCTTGTCAGCGTTACTGAGAACCTCGGGATCGCAACCGGCCGCCTCAACAACGTAGTGAAACCCGATCGTCTCTATCTCGCTCATGGCTCTCACCTCTATCCCAGCTATAACCAACCCTTTTTAAAGTTAAGCCCCGAAGCGGAGAGCTGTGAACGGGCCGTTTTTCTGTTGAACTGTTTCGGCTGGGCCTGAAATGGATTGAGCATAGATTTACTGGCCGTTATTGAAATTTTCCGAGAGTTCCTAACCAATTCCTCTCAATCCAAGTGTGAGCCTTTTTTCATCGAAAAAATGCCTGCCGAACCCCCGTTAATCGCGCTCACCGGTGGCTATTTTTGGACGTGAACCACTAATTTTAAAACCCGCACTTCTAACTAACGACAAGTCTTGCGAAAACTAACGACGGGGTGAAGCTATGTCGAAGCCCAAGATCAAGGAGAAGCCCACGGCCAGTGATGCCGTCAGGGCAAGAAAACGGAAGAGCTTGAGCTTTCTGGCTCAGATGGAATACAGGAAGATGATTTTGTACCCACTGGTGGTATTTCTGGTGGCTCTTATCATTCTCGCGGTTCACTTCCCCAGGCTGGGGATAGACCTGCGCGGCGGTGTGGTCGTTACAGCCTACGGCGTCAGCGCCAATCCCGACCAGCTGGCCAAGGATCTCAGCGGAAAGCTTGGGGTCGAGGTCAGAGTGGAGAGCTTTACAGGAGTTGACAACAAGGGCGTCAGGATCTACGCACCCGTCGGCACCGATCCAACTGGGATAATCAGGATCATGAAGGAGATGTACCCTGATGCTGAATACACCCACAGTGAGGTCCAGCCCACCTTTGGAGAGATATCCCAGAAGCAGGGCCTCAGGGCCGTAGCACTGGCTTTCGTGGCAATGGCGGTGGTGGTCTTCCTGTTCTTCAGGGACCCGGTTCCGTCAATGACGATAATATTCTCCGCCCTCTCGGACATGACAATCGCCCTGGCACTCATGGGGCTCTTCGGGATCGAGCTGACCACCGCGACGATAGCTGCGCTGCTGATGCTCATAGGTTACACCGTTGACAGCAACATACTCCTCACCACAAAGCTCCTCAAGAGAAAGGAAGACACCGTCGACAAAGCCTACCTATCCGCGGTCTCGACGGGATTCACAATGAGCACGACCACCCTCGGTGCGCTCCTCGTCCTGTGGATCATCTCCACCAGTCAGACCATCGACAACATAGCCATAGTCCTCATCTTCGGTCTGCTGGCTGATTTCATGAATACGTGGGTGCTCAACGCAGGCGTGCTCAAGTGGTACATCTCAAAGAACCCAAGGGGTGGTAGCGCATGAAAAAGAGAACCAAAAAGCTCCTTTTCAACTGGAGGATCATACTGCTCATCCTGTTCCTCGTCGGCTCAATAGCCACCCTCGCGCTCAAACCGCTGACCTTTGGAATAGACATCTCCGGCGGTGTCGCCCTCGTTGCGCAGACCGAGCACCCCGTCGACAGCGACACGATGCAGCTCGTCGTTGATTCGCTTCAGAAGAGGCTGAACACCCTCGGAGTGAGGGACATAACCATCGAGGCTCAGGGGAACCAGATAGTCCTTGTGAAGGTCGCTAACGTCAGTACCGAAGAACAGGCCAACCAGATAAAGGCCGTGATAGAGAACCAGGGCGTTTTCTACATGGAGTTCAACGGCGAGATATTCGGCACCGGTAAAGACGTCGAGTACGTTGGGATCTACCAGATAAAGTCCGACAACAGCTGGGCCGTCCCGTTCAGGATTTCTAAGGCCGCCGCCGAGAAGTTCGCGAAGCTTGCCGAGGGGAAGCCCGGCTGGCCGGTTGACATGTTCCTTGATCCCCCCGTCAACTCCCTCATGGTGGTTCCGGACAACATCTACAGACTCATGAACAGCACCGAGTTCAATGCCCAAGCCCCCAACGCCCCGACCCTGCTGGAGAGGATTACCAAAGCGTTCAACATAACGGTCGTCACCTACGCCAACCAGAGCGCGGAGGAGATAGCTAAGCTCGCTCAGGGTAAGGACAAGATAGTTCTCATCAACGTTCCACAGGAGCTCCAGACCGAGCTTGAGAACATGAACCTCACCGTCCGCTACATCCCCGGTGAACCTGGCGTGAGCGACCGCCAGATTATCATTAAGGCCCTCGGCCTCTACGGTCCCTACTCGCTCGGCGAGGGTCTCGCCTCCGGCCAGCCCCAGCAAGACGTCCAGATCACAGGAAGTGCCCCCGACAGGCTGACCGCCGAGCGGGAGGCCAGCACGATATACACCGTCCTCAAGAGCGGTTCGCTCCCGGTCAAGCTCAACGTCGTTGGAATGGAGTTCATCTCCCCGCGTCTCGGGGAGAACTTCAAAACCCAGGCCCTCTACGCTGGACTTGCGGCGCTCATGACGGTGCTCATCATAATCTACTACCACTACCGGAACTGGAAGATAGCTATCCCGGTGGCGAGCACCAGCCTCTTTGAGGTTATCATAATCCTCGGCTTTGCGGCACTGATCAACTGGAACCTCGACCTCCCGAGCATCGCGGGTATCATAGCGGCTATAGGTACGGGCGTTGACCAGCAGGTCGTCATAACCGACGAGCTCCTCAGCGGTGAGAGGAGCGAAAGAATAACCAGGCGCGCCAGCGTGCTGAAGAGGATGGGGAGGGCGTTCTTCGTAATATTCGCCTCTGCAGCGACCACAATCGCGGCCATGAGCTTCCTGCTGGTGTACTTCGTCGGAACGCTCAAGGGCTTTGCATTCACGACAATACTGGGCGTCCTCATTGGAATACTCATCACCAGGCCGGCCTACGCCGAGATAGCCAAATACCTACTCGGTGAGGACTGATGTTCGTCGTGATAATGGGTGCCGGGAGGGTCGGCTTCCTCGTTGCCAAAATGCTCGAGGAGGACGGCCACGACGTCACCATAATCGAGATGAACAAAGAAAGAGCGAAGGAGCTCTCCCTCCTCATAAACGGCCTTGTAATAGAGGGCGATGCCACAGACCCAAAAACCCTTGAGGAGGCCAACATCAAGCAGGCTGACGCCTTCGCCGCTTTAACTGGTAAGGACGATGCCAACCTGCTCGCCTGCATACTGGCGAAGCACCTGAACCCGAAGATAAGAACCTCCCTCAGGATAGGCAATCCCAAGAACCGGAAGATATTCGAGGAGGTAACCGACCTCAAGAGGTACTTCGACTTCGTCATCTCCCCCGAGGAGATAGCCGCAGAGTACATAAGCAGAAACATCGTAACACCTGGCTTCGACAGGGTGCTCTTCCCGAAGGAAGGGGCAGAGATAGTCCGCTTCAACATCGACGATAACAGTGATGTGGCCGGAAAGCTCGTGAAGGATTTGAAGCTGCCCAAGGACGCCCTCATTATAGCCATTTACGACGAGAAGGGCAACCTGATAATTCCGTCTGGGGATACGAAGCTCCCCGAGAAGGGCCAGGTTATCGTCTTCGCCAAGAACAACGCTCTGGAGGGCGTGAAGGGTCTTCTCGAGAGGAAAAAACACGACAATGAAAGTTAACATAAGGTTTTCTTCAAATTTTATGCCCATTTCTGTTCTTTCTCCACAATATTTTGAATCCGGGGCCAAAAACTATTTAAAGTGATTAGGAAAGCCAAAATCGACGTGCAGAGGTAACCTGTTTTAGGGTCATTGGGGGGCTAATCATGGAGGACGTCATCAAACAGATTGTTGACGCTGAAAAAGAGGCCGAAGAACGCATCGAGAAGGCCAAAGAGGAAGCCAAAGAGATAGTTCTCAAGGCCCGCGAGGAGGCCAAGCTCATCGAGAAAGAAGTCATCGAGGACGCTGAGAAGCAGGCCCGGATCCTCATTGAGAAGGCCCGCCTTGAGGGTGAGGACGAGGCGAAGAAGATTCTCGAAGAGGGTGAGAGAGAAATAGATGAGCTCAAGGTGAAGGCCACCAACAACCTTGAGAGAGCCATTTCTGCAGGCATAGCACTCGTGAGAGGGAGCTGACTATGTTCAGGCCCGAAGAGATGGTAAAGATTGAGGTCATCACGCTCAACCGCTACAAGGACAGCCTCCTCACGTATCTCCACGAGAACGGAGCGGTGGAGATAAGGGAGCTGGACGTCAAGACAGCTCAGAAGGACTCCCCCAACGAGTACCACAGGAAAGCGGCATCGTACAGCATAACCATTTCGAGGCTGGTCGACTTTCTCAAGGCCTACAGGAGGAGCACCGGAGGAGGCATAAAGGAGTTCATCTTCCCCCAGGAGAGAGTCAAGAAGAAGTACCTCTACGAGGGCATCGAGAAGCTCATAAAGGACGTCGAGAGCTTTCTGGCTCAAGTCGAGCCAGAGATAAAGGCAGTTGAAGGCAAGATAACCTCCACCCAGACTGAAATAGAGAGGATAAAAGGCGAGATAGCCGTCCTCGAACTCCTGACATCACTCAACATCGATGTTTCTTACCTCAGATCCACCGACATGCTCGAGATAGTCGTTGGGACCGTTGACAGAGACAGGTTCAGGCCTCTAATGGAGGAAATCCTGAAGGCCACAGGGAGAAGGGCTGTAGTCGTCTCCAAGGACTTCAAGGATAAAATTCTGGCAGTCTTCGTCTTCCTCAAGTCCGACTACGAGAAGGCCAACCCAATACTCGCTAAGTACTCCCTCGAGAGGATTGAGATTCCAGAGGGGAAGGGAACCCCGAAGGAACTCATCCGCGAGTACGAGGAGAAGCTCAGGGCAAAGGAGGAAGAGCTCGAGAGCGCCAAGAAGGACGCCGAGATGCTGGCAGAGAAATACTACGATGACGTCGTCTTCTACCAGGAGCTTATGGAGAACGAGCGCGATAAGTCAACCGCCCTTCCGATGCTCGCGAGGACCAATATGACCTTTGCCATGACCGGCTGGCTCCCGAGGAGCGAGGTTCCAAAGGTTCTCGAGGGCATCAAAAAGATTACAGAGGGCAAAGCCTACATCAACATCCGCGAGCCGAGTGAGGATGAACTCGACGACGTCCCGATAAAGCTCAAGAACCCTGGCTGGGCCAGGCCCTTCGAGATGCTCACCCAGATGTACGGCGTTCCGAAGTACAACGAGATTGACCCGACGCCGATAATAGCGTTCACCTATTCGTTCTTCTTCGGCTTCATGCTCACTGACTTCCTCTACGGTCTCATCGTTGGAATAGTTGCCGCACTACTGGTCAAAGGACACAAGAAGTTCAACGATGGAACCTACAAGTTTTCCTACACGCTCCTCTGGAGCTCGTTCTTCACCATGGCCATGGGTGCCCTCTTCGGCAGCTTCTTCGGGAACGCGCTGGACATAGCGGGCGCGGCCCTGACAGGGAATCCAGACTTCCAGATGTGGCGCATAGCTGACCCACTCAGAGACCCGATGTTCGTCCTCATGCTTGCCCTGGCCGTTGGTCTCGCCCACCTGTTCCTGGGGTATACCATCGGCTTCGTTGTCAAGTGGAAGAACGGCGACAAGAAGGGAGCTCTCTTCGATCAGCTTCCATGGATGCTCGTAATACTTGCAATAGCCCTGTTTGCAACAGGAAAGGACGTCCCGGCCTTCGTTAACTCCGCCAAGGCACTCTTCGGAATCGGCCTCGTGATCTTCGCCATCGGTGAGATATTGAACAACGGCGGACTAGCGGCCCTGATGATAATCTCGGACTTCTTCGGTTTCGTGGGGAACTGGCTCAGCTACGCCCGTTTAATGGCCCTTGCACTGGCGACCAGCGGAATAGCGATTGTCATCAACGTCCTGGTTCAGATGGTCTGGGGAATCAAGTTCCTTTACATAGGCCCAATAATTGGCGTGATTTTGTTCTTTGGAGGGCACCTGTTCTCCACAGCCATCAACGCCCTTGGTGCCTTCGTTCACTCTCTCCGCCTTCACTACGTGGAGTTCTTTGGCACCTTCTACTCCGGGGAGGGGAAGCCCTTCGAGCCCTTCAAGTCCCGGAGGGAGGTGTCGGAGGTAACGCTTAAGGTTGAAAACGCATGAAAAGATGGAGGTGTCTGGAAGATGGACCCGATAGTTTACGTATCCCTTGGAGCCGCCCTCGCGGCGGGAATAGCAGGTATAGCTTCGGCGTTTGGTGTAAGTGCAGCAGGTGCAGCAGCGGCAGGAGCTGTGGCTGAGGACGAGAAGAACTTCAGGAACGCCCTCATTCTTGAGGGCCTGCCCATGACCCAGAGCATCTACGGACTCATCACCCTGTTCCTGATACTCATGAGCGCTGGGATCATTGGCGGTGGCTTTAAGTTCGCCGACCCGAACAACATGGACAACATCGTTAAAAGCGTCATACTCTTCAGTGCCGGCCTCGTAGTCGGCCTCACCAGCCTCTCGGCCATACCGCAGGGTATCATAGCCGGAGCCAGCATCGGTGCCGTCGCCAAGAACCCGAAGACCTTCACCCAGGGAATCATATTCGCCGCTATGGCCGAGACCATGGCCATCTTCGGTCTCGTCGGTGCCCTTATCATGATAGCCACCGGCGTTGGCTTCTGAGCTCTCTCCTTTTTACAGCCTGAGGAGGATTGAAGATGGAAGGGGCAGAGCTTATCATTCAGGAAATAAACAGGGAAGCCGAGCGGAAGATACAGTACATACTCAGCGAGGCCAGGGAGGAGGCCGAGAAGATTAAGGCCGAGGCCAGAAAGAGGGCCGAGGCAAAGGCGGAGTGGATACTCAGGAAGGCCAGAACGCAGGCGGAGATAGAGAAACAGAGGATAATCGCCAACGCCCGTCTCGAGGTCAGAAAGAAGCGCCTTCAGATCCAGGAAGAACTCATTAGGGAGGTCATAAAGGCCCTCCGCGAGAGGCTTTCTGAACTTCCGGAGGAGGAATATTTCCCGATGCTCGTTGACCTCGCCGCCAGTGCCGTCAAGGAGCTCGGCGCCGAGAGCGTCGTCGTCCGCTCCAACGAGAGAACCCTCAAGTTGCTCTCCGAGAGGCTCGATGAGTTCAGAAAGGAGCTGGCAGAGAAGCTCGATGGGGAAGTTGAGATAAGCCTCGGCGAGCCGATAAACACCATTGGCGGACTCGTCGTCGAGACCCTGGATGGGAGCGTCAGGGTGGACAACACCTTCGAGGCGAGGATAGAGAGGTTTGAGGGCGAGCTCAGGGCCGAGATAGCCAAGGCTCTCTTCGGGTGAGGGCAATGGAACCAGAAGCGGTGAGCGGAATCCTCAACACTACCCTTG
The sequence above is drawn from the Thermococcus pacificus genome and encodes:
- a CDS encoding PUA domain-containing protein, whose amino-acid sequence is MERELKYRRASAWEYDLILREAEKYGELRHHTFAVVEGRFRDVYAVNERVWREIEGLKMKPYAYGTFVGTIKVDKNLVEKFYPNVEFFYFVDVQKNYAVLTPKAGFLFTTGKDVPRSGVRSYNWQGTKKLVIYDENGIILGIGRINPESRKKFILNVTDIGEFIRRNR
- a CDS encoding KaiC domain-containing protein, with translation MIKRVKTGIPGMDEILHGGIPERNVVLLSGGPGTGKSIFSQQFLWNGLQMGEPGIYVALEEHPVQVRQNMAQFGWDVRKYEEEGLFAMVDAFTAGIGKSKEYEKYIVHDLTDIREFIDVLRTAVKDIGAKRLVVDSVTTLYINKPAMARSIVMQLKRVLAGLGVTSIFVSQISVGERGFGGPGVEHGVDGIIRLDLDEIDGELKRSLIVWKMRGTSHSMRRHPFEITDRGIIVHHDKVLKRGGIVETE
- the speD gene encoding adenosylmethionine decarboxylase codes for the protein METIGFHYVVEAAGCDPEVLSNADKIRQIFLEAAKVSNMEVKSSYFFRFSPTGVSGVVIVAESHISVHTWPEKGYAALDVYTCGTKADPEKAVDYILEKFRAKYAHVSEIKRGIEEDDETYTHMIMTWEEALRKNGNGQ
- a CDS encoding protein translocase subunit SecF, with translation MSKPKIKEKPTASDAVRARKRKSLSFLAQMEYRKMILYPLVVFLVALIILAVHFPRLGIDLRGGVVVTAYGVSANPDQLAKDLSGKLGVEVRVESFTGVDNKGVRIYAPVGTDPTGIIRIMKEMYPDAEYTHSEVQPTFGEISQKQGLRAVALAFVAMAVVVFLFFRDPVPSMTIIFSALSDMTIALALMGLFGIELTTATIAALLMLIGYTVDSNILLTTKLLKRKEDTVDKAYLSAVSTGFTMSTTTLGALLVLWIISTSQTIDNIAIVLIFGLLADFMNTWVLNAGVLKWYISKNPRGGSA
- a CDS encoding preprotein translocase subunit SecD, translated to MKKRTKKLLFNWRIILLILFLVGSIATLALKPLTFGIDISGGVALVAQTEHPVDSDTMQLVVDSLQKRLNTLGVRDITIEAQGNQIVLVKVANVSTEEQANQIKAVIENQGVFYMEFNGEIFGTGKDVEYVGIYQIKSDNSWAVPFRISKAAAEKFAKLAEGKPGWPVDMFLDPPVNSLMVVPDNIYRLMNSTEFNAQAPNAPTLLERITKAFNITVVTYANQSAEEIAKLAQGKDKIVLINVPQELQTELENMNLTVRYIPGEPGVSDRQIIIKALGLYGPYSLGEGLASGQPQQDVQITGSAPDRLTAEREASTIYTVLKSGSLPVKLNVVGMEFISPRLGENFKTQALYAGLAALMTVLIIIYYHYRNWKIAIPVASTSLFEVIIILGFAALINWNLDLPSIAGIIAAIGTGVDQQVVITDELLSGERSERITRRASVLKRMGRAFFVIFASAATTIAAMSFLLVYFVGTLKGFAFTTILGVLIGILITRPAYAEIAKYLLGED
- a CDS encoding potassium channel family protein — translated: MFVVIMGAGRVGFLVAKMLEEDGHDVTIIEMNKERAKELSLLINGLVIEGDATDPKTLEEANIKQADAFAALTGKDDANLLACILAKHLNPKIRTSLRIGNPKNRKIFEEVTDLKRYFDFVISPEEIAAEYISRNIVTPGFDRVLFPKEGAEIVRFNIDDNSDVAGKLVKDLKLPKDALIIAIYDEKGNLIIPSGDTKLPEKGQVIVFAKNNALEGVKGLLERKKHDNES
- a CDS encoding V-type ATP synthase subunit H, whose protein sequence is MEDVIKQIVDAEKEAEERIEKAKEEAKEIVLKAREEAKLIEKEVIEDAEKQARILIEKARLEGEDEAKKILEEGEREIDELKVKATNNLERAISAGIALVRGS
- a CDS encoding V-type ATP synthase subunit I, which gives rise to MFRPEEMVKIEVITLNRYKDSLLTYLHENGAVEIRELDVKTAQKDSPNEYHRKAASYSITISRLVDFLKAYRRSTGGGIKEFIFPQERVKKKYLYEGIEKLIKDVESFLAQVEPEIKAVEGKITSTQTEIERIKGEIAVLELLTSLNIDVSYLRSTDMLEIVVGTVDRDRFRPLMEEILKATGRRAVVVSKDFKDKILAVFVFLKSDYEKANPILAKYSLERIEIPEGKGTPKELIREYEEKLRAKEEELESAKKDAEMLAEKYYDDVVFYQELMENERDKSTALPMLARTNMTFAMTGWLPRSEVPKVLEGIKKITEGKAYINIREPSEDELDDVPIKLKNPGWARPFEMLTQMYGVPKYNEIDPTPIIAFTYSFFFGFMLTDFLYGLIVGIVAALLVKGHKKFNDGTYKFSYTLLWSSFFTMAMGALFGSFFGNALDIAGAALTGNPDFQMWRIADPLRDPMFVLMLALAVGLAHLFLGYTIGFVVKWKNGDKKGALFDQLPWMLVILAIALFATGKDVPAFVNSAKALFGIGLVIFAIGEILNNGGLAALMIISDFFGFVGNWLSYARLMALALATSGIAIVINVLVQMVWGIKFLYIGPIIGVILFFGGHLFSTAINALGAFVHSLRLHYVEFFGTFYSGEGKPFEPFKSRREVSEVTLKVENA
- a CDS encoding V-type ATP synthase subunit K (produces ATP from ADP in the presence of a proton gradient across the membrane; the K subunit is a nonenzymatic component which binds the dimeric form by interacting with the G and E subunits); translation: MDPIVYVSLGAALAAGIAGIASAFGVSAAGAAAAGAVAEDEKNFRNALILEGLPMTQSIYGLITLFLILMSAGIIGGGFKFADPNNMDNIVKSVILFSAGLVVGLTSLSAIPQGIIAGASIGAVAKNPKTFTQGIIFAAMAETMAIFGLVGALIMIATGVGF
- a CDS encoding V-type ATP synthase subunit E — encoded protein: MEGAELIIQEINREAERKIQYILSEAREEAEKIKAEARKRAEAKAEWILRKARTQAEIEKQRIIANARLEVRKKRLQIQEELIREVIKALRERLSELPEEEYFPMLVDLAASAVKELGAESVVVRSNERTLKLLSERLDEFRKELAEKLDGEVEISLGEPINTIGGLVVETLDGSVRVDNTFEARIERFEGELRAEIAKALFG